From a region of the Argiope bruennichi chromosome 8, qqArgBrue1.1, whole genome shotgun sequence genome:
- the LOC129981036 gene encoding innexin shaking-B-like, whose product MLDVLRSLKSLLKISRVHIDNNVFRLHYTVTVILLIAFCIIVTTKQFVGEPIECIHSSEVPESVINTFCWIHTTYTVPSAYGKEVGKDVPHPGIDSTQDASQFRYHRYYQWVCFTLFFQAALFYTPRWLWRMWEGGKIKALMMDLDIALCAEAEKKQKKKMLVDYLMSSLRQHDWYAARYFLCEAMAFANVVGQMFLMNRFFDGEFLSYGIEVIRYSERDQESRTDPMIRIFPRVTKCRFYKYGSSGNVEMHDALCVLPLNVINEKIFIFLWFWFIILSVLTGLVLVFRVVITACPLVRVYLLNMRFRIVHLDTLHTVVRRGSIGDWFLVYMLGQNIDTMIFKEVLAEMAKRMTTEPKEAA is encoded by the coding sequence ATGCTCGACGTGCTACGGAGTCTCAAAAGCCTGCTGAAAATCAGCAGGGTTCACATCGACAATAACGTGTTCAGGCTCCACTACACGGTCACTGTTATCCTCCTTATTGCCTTCTGCATCATTGTCACGACTAAACAATTTGTGGGTGAACCGATTGAATGCATTCATTCCAGCGAGGTGCCAGAGTCAGTGATCAACACTTTTTGCTGGATACATACTACTTATACTGTGCCATCCGCATACGGAAAGGAAGTCGGCAAAGATGTGCCCCATCCAGGTATAGACTCCACTCAAGACGCTTCTCAGTTTCGGTACCATCGTTACTACCAGTGGGTGTGCTTTACACTTTTCTTCCAGGCTGCATTGTTCTACACGCCAAGGTGGCTTTGGCGCATGTGGGAAGGAGGCAAGATCAAGGCCCTAATGATGGATTTAGACATTGCTCTCTGTGCAGAAGCGGAAAAGAAACAGAAGAAGAAGATGCTGGTGGATTACCTGATGAGCAGCTTAAGACAGCACGACTGGTACGCTGCGAGATACTTCCTGTGCGAGGCTATGGCATTTGCAAACGTCGTTGGTCAAATGTTTCTCATGAACCGGTTCTTCGACGGAGAGTTCCTCAGTTATGGTATCGAAGTCATAAGATATTCAGAAAGAGACCAGGAGAGTCGAACAGATCCAATGATACGAATCTTTCCTCGCGTTACCAAATGTCGCTTTTACAAATATGGATCTTCTGGCAACGTAGAGATGCACGATGCGCTTTGTGTCTTGCCACTAAACGTCATCAACGAAAAGATTTTTATCTTCCTGTGGTTCTGGTTCATCATTCTGTCAGTGCTGACCGGACTGGTGCTCGTCTTCCGGGTGGTTATCACTGCCTGCCCCCTTGTCAGAGTTTATCTGCTCAATATGAGGTTCAGAATTGTTCATTTAGATACTTTACATACTGTTGTTCGCAGGGGATCTATAGGAGACTGGTTTCTAGTGTACATGTTAGGACAAAATATAGATACTATGATCTTCAAAGAAGTGCTAGCCGAAATGGCAAAGAGGATGACTACAGAACCCAAGGAGGCGGCATGA